A region of Roseofilum casamattae BLCC-M143 DNA encodes the following proteins:
- a CDS encoding acyl-CoA desaturase, with the protein MNNSISSEVTAELKRRRIINTITLTLPRIGILAAILAVIWWEKTIIPFDIAILVGMYILTIWGVSVGYHRLFSHKAFKTGPVMRALIGIAASISTQGPIISWVSHHRQHHIYSDQPGDVHSPHLHGEDLWGRIQGFWHSHFGWMIGASWTEPLPYTNDLKNDPVIQAVDRFHLLWILLSLALPAAIGGAVFGSWDGALRGLIWGGAIRIMLSFQGTISVNSICHLFGNRPFATTDLSRNNGLIAFLTLGEGWHNNHHAFPYSAQFGIHWWQYDFAWWTIVLMERLGLVWDVKRPSDKDLNGRDNEELAFAADA; encoded by the coding sequence ATGAACAACTCTATTAGTTCTGAAGTCACCGCCGAGCTAAAACGCCGCCGCATCATCAATACGATTACCTTAACCCTACCCAGAATTGGGATTCTTGCGGCCATCCTCGCGGTCATCTGGTGGGAAAAAACCATTATCCCCTTTGACATTGCCATCTTAGTTGGCATGTATATCCTCACCATTTGGGGAGTCAGCGTCGGATATCACCGGCTATTTTCCCATAAAGCATTCAAAACCGGCCCGGTGATGCGCGCTCTGATTGGAATTGCGGCGTCTATCTCCACCCAAGGACCGATTATCAGTTGGGTGAGCCATCACCGCCAACATCATATCTACAGCGACCAACCCGGAGATGTTCACTCCCCCCATCTCCATGGCGAAGATCTCTGGGGTCGCATCCAAGGATTTTGGCACTCTCACTTTGGTTGGATGATTGGTGCCAGTTGGACGGAACCTTTACCCTATACCAACGACCTGAAAAACGATCCAGTTATCCAAGCAGTTGACCGCTTCCACCTGCTGTGGATACTGCTGTCTCTGGCCTTACCCGCAGCCATTGGTGGTGCCGTGTTTGGCTCTTGGGATGGTGCGTTGCGCGGCTTGATTTGGGGCGGTGCCATCCGGATTATGCTCAGTTTCCAAGGAACTATTTCAGTTAACTCTATCTGTCATTTATTTGGCAACCGACCTTTTGCCACAACTGACCTCAGTCGCAACAATGGGTTGATTGCCTTTCTTACCCTGGGCGAAGGCTGGCACAACAATCACCACGCTTTTCCTTACTCCGCTCAGTTTGGAATCCACTGGTGGCAATATGATTTTGCTTGGTGGACGATCGTCCTCATGGAACGTTTGGGCTTGGTTTGGGACGTGAAACGCCCTTCGGACAAGGATTTAAATGGTCGGGACAATGAAGAATTGGCCTTTGCTGCGGATGCATAG
- a CDS encoding MFS transporter — MPVLQVDDPPISPPPSLGAVLKNKNFLILWSGQVFSQLADKVYLVLIIAIISSTFERPEQSISGWVSAIMIAFTIPAVLFGSLAGVFVDRWLKKEVLVFTNLLRGFFVLLIPIALIVAGQMSLGAGIPLGFIFLLGITFAVSTLTQFFAPAEQAIIPLIVNPHLLLPANSLYTSTMMGSIILGFALGDPLLALADRFLPVLFGNKDLGKELIVGGAYIISGLVLLNARTGEQRNVNDRDRSHVWQDIRDGIRYLGKNRTVRNAIVQLIILSCIFAALAVLAVRIAEIIPNLKTSQFGLLLAAGGLGLGISAALVGQFGHRFGSNAKLGLVGSVGMAASLFALSFTLHELVWSLLWIGTLGAFAAAIAIPMQTIIQSQTPEEMRGKVFGLQNNAINIALSVPLALASIAETWFGIQVVLAGLATLVFAGGLSTGYLTRSSAE; from the coding sequence ATGCCTGTTCTTCAAGTTGACGATCCGCCCATTTCTCCACCTCCAAGTTTAGGAGCCGTTCTGAAAAATAAAAATTTCCTCATTCTCTGGAGCGGTCAAGTCTTTTCTCAGTTAGCCGATAAAGTCTATTTAGTCCTAATTATTGCGATTATCTCCAGTACATTTGAACGTCCGGAGCAAAGTATTAGTGGTTGGGTTTCGGCAATCATGATTGCCTTTACGATTCCTGCGGTTCTCTTTGGTTCGTTGGCTGGAGTATTTGTCGATCGCTGGTTAAAAAAAGAGGTTCTAGTTTTCACCAATCTCTTGCGCGGCTTTTTTGTCCTCTTAATTCCCATTGCCCTAATTGTTGCCGGACAAATGAGCCTGGGTGCGGGAATTCCCCTGGGATTTATTTTTCTCTTAGGTATTACTTTCGCGGTTTCCACGTTAACTCAGTTTTTTGCCCCTGCCGAACAAGCTATTATTCCCTTAATTGTCAATCCCCATCTCCTCCTCCCGGCAAATTCTCTGTATACTTCGACAATGATGGGTTCGATTATTTTGGGATTTGCCCTCGGAGATCCGTTATTAGCTCTAGCCGATCGATTTTTACCCGTGCTGTTTGGCAATAAGGATTTGGGGAAAGAATTAATTGTCGGCGGTGCGTATATCATATCCGGTCTGGTGTTGCTCAATGCGCGCACGGGAGAACAAAGAAACGTTAACGATCGCGATCGCTCTCATGTCTGGCAAGATATTCGCGATGGCATTCGCTATTTAGGCAAGAATCGTACCGTGCGCAATGCGATCGTGCAATTGATTATTCTCTCTTGTATTTTTGCCGCCTTGGCAGTGCTCGCCGTGCGCATTGCCGAAATTATTCCCAACCTCAAAACCTCCCAGTTTGGTCTACTTTTAGCGGCAGGAGGATTGGGTTTAGGTATCAGTGCTGCCTTGGTCGGGCAGTTCGGCCATCGCTTCGGCTCCAATGCTAAATTGGGATTAGTCGGTTCGGTGGGTATGGCAGCATCCTTATTTGCTTTATCCTTCACTCTACACGAACTGGTTTGGTCTCTGCTGTGGATTGGAACCTTGGGTGCATTTGCAGCGGCGATCGCAATTCCCATGCAAACCATCATTCAATCCCAAACTCCAGAAGAAATGCGCGGTAAGGTGTTTGGCTTGCAGAATAATGCCATCAATATTGCGTTGAGCGTTCCTCTGGCTCTGGCGAGTATTGCCGAAACCTGGTTTGGGATTCAAGTCGTGCTCGCCGGATTAGCCACATTAGTGTTTGCAGGCGGTCTTTCAACCGGGTATCTGACTCGTTCTAGTGCAGAGTAA